TTGGACATAACAACTTTGGTGTTACCCTTCGTTGTATATTTGCCCAAGATGCATGCCCAGTCTCTCGTCGTGTACATCTGTGCGCTCTTCGCCTTTGTCAGCGTCTCGGCGGCCGATATCCAGAAGCGCTCCTTTAGCGTCAGCAGAGTAGCGAACCCAAACTTCACTGGGCGAAATGGGCCCCGCGCGCTCGCCAAGGTGTACAGGAAGTTCCTGGTGCCGCTACCCAAAGGTCTTGAGGAGACCATGCACGCGCAGGACAAGAGGcaggttgctgctgcccaggCCAGGAAGAGAAGCCCCGAGGCGTTTCGGCCCATGAGGCTGAGGCAGCCGGGACGAAGAGGACTGCTGGACGACTTGCTGCAGGGCCTGGGCCTCGAGGACGGGAATCAGAATGGCAATAAAGGTGAACAGAATGGGAACCAGGGCGAGAATGGAAATAAGAACGGCAACAAGAACGGGAACCAGGAAGGGAACCAGAACGGCAACAAGAACGGAAACCAGAACGGGAACCAGGAAGGGAACCAGAACGGAAACCAGAACGGAAACCAAGAAGGGAACCAGAACGGAAACCAGAACGGAAACCAGGAAGGCAACCAGAACGGAAACCAGAACGGAAACCAGAACGGAAACCAGAACGAGAATGGAaacaacaacggcaacaaAAACGGCACAACCGGCGCTCCTCCCCAGGGCACGGCGCCCGGGACAAACCAGACAGGAACGGTAGAGGCAAAGCCGGAGGCCAACGACGCCGAGTTCATCTCGCCCGTCAAGATTGGCGGCCAGACGGTCAACCTCGACTTTGACACGGGCTCCTCGGACCTGTGGGTGTTCAACACGCAGCTCGGGACGGGGTCTGGCGCCGGCCACCGCGTCTTCGACCCGCAACGGAGCCAGACGTTCCGGCTCATGCCGGGAGCGTCCTTCAACATCTCGTACGGCGACGGC
The DNA window shown above is from Metarhizium brunneum chromosome 1, complete sequence and carries:
- the PEP3 gene encoding Aspartic protease PEP3; the encoded protein is MHAQSLVVYICALFAFVSVSAADIQKRSFSVSRVANPNFTGRNGPRALAKVYRKFLVPLPKGLEETMHAQDKRQVAAAQARKRSPEAFRPMRLRQPGRRGLLDDLLQGLGLEDGNQNGNKGEQNGNQGENGNKNGNKNGNQEGNQNGNKNGNQNGNQEGNQNGNQNGNQEGNQNGNQNGNQEGNQNGNQNGNQNGNQNENGNNNGNKNGTTGAPPQGTAPGTNQTGTVEAKPEANDAEFISPVKIGGQTVNLDFDTGSSDLWVFNTQLGTGSGAGHRVFDPQRSQTFRLMPGASFNISYGDGSGAVGNVGTDVVDVGGASFPNQTVQLATAVSQSFVQDQSNDGLMGLAFSKINTVKPVKQATFFDNVKDSLAAPVFTADLRKAASGSYTFGTIDESKFKGPMAWIPVNTTQGFWQFTSERFAVNGGQPKTSTPGGQAIADTGTSLMIADSVMVQAYYDQVQGARVNAQDGSVVFPCNAKLPDLDVDIGGVYMARVAGSDMVFADLGNGECFGGLQVSPIRNLAIYGDIFFKSQFVAFNAGNTSLGMAPHA